In one Pseudomonas hydrolytica genomic region, the following are encoded:
- a CDS encoding phage protein Gp27 family protein, producing MGRKSSIDRLDPAVRTHIEKRLRERRLTLDELIEDLHEHFPSADKPSRSAIGRYKVSFDEMAKRLREQQAMASLLVEELGENPNDKAGALMVQSIQTLTTHAALGAQIDDETTIDDVRKLARAAKDVLQASKASREERKAIEREAREALLAEQEQRLEEMRGSDGMSEEFEDRIRRVLMGKA from the coding sequence ATGGGGCGCAAGTCGAGCATCGACCGGCTAGATCCGGCAGTCCGTACCCACATCGAGAAGCGCCTGCGCGAGCGGCGCCTCACCCTGGACGAGCTGATCGAGGATCTGCACGAGCACTTCCCCAGTGCGGACAAGCCCAGCCGTTCGGCGATTGGCCGCTACAAGGTCAGCTTCGACGAGATGGCCAAGCGGCTGCGCGAGCAGCAGGCCATGGCCAGCCTGCTGGTCGAGGAGCTGGGCGAGAACCCGAACGACAAGGCCGGCGCGCTGATGGTGCAGTCGATCCAGACCCTGACCACGCACGCGGCCCTGGGCGCGCAGATCGACGACGAGACAACCATCGACGACGTGCGCAAGCTCGCCCGCGCCGCGAAGGACGTGCTGCAGGCCAGCAAGGCCAGCCGCGAGGAGCGCAAGGCGATCGAGCGTGAAGCCCGCGAGGCGCTGCTGGCCGAGCAGGAGCAGCGCCTGGAAGAGATGCGCGGCAGCGATGGCATGAGCGAAGAGTTCGAAGACCGCATCCGCCGCGTCCTGATGGGTAAAGCCTGA
- a CDS encoding DUF2730 family protein: protein MDFDSLLRGAQFLFTVVVGYFSWSSARKASSKVEAEALAQRLAGQDNRLTVLEQQMKHLPTSDQFTELAGELAELAGDMKAIKVEIAGVTKALDPLARAVERMNEYLLNNK from the coding sequence ATGGACTTCGACTCCCTGCTGCGCGGCGCGCAGTTCCTGTTCACCGTGGTGGTGGGCTACTTCTCCTGGAGCAGTGCCCGCAAGGCCAGCTCCAAGGTGGAGGCCGAAGCCCTGGCCCAGCGCCTGGCCGGGCAGGACAACCGGCTGACGGTGCTGGAGCAGCAGATGAAGCACCTGCCCACCAGTGACCAGTTCACCGAACTGGCCGGCGAGCTGGCCGAGCTGGCTGGAGACATGAAGGCGATCAAGGTCGAGATCGCGGGGGTAACCAAAGCGCTCGACCCTTTGGCACGCGCCGTTGAGCGCATGAATGAATACCTGTTGAACAACAAGTGA
- a CDS encoding VpaChn25_0724 family phage protein, which produces MSTQYADYLRQDQRLVMLRILSELPQYRSNSSVIANLLGQFGHHPSRDQVKGDLVWLGEQGLVAIEDIGSVLVVTLTERGGDVAAGRASVPGVSKPRP; this is translated from the coding sequence ATGAGCACTCAATACGCTGACTATCTCCGCCAGGATCAGCGCCTGGTGATGCTGCGCATCCTCTCTGAGCTGCCGCAGTACCGTTCCAACTCCTCGGTGATCGCCAACCTGCTGGGCCAGTTCGGGCACCACCCGAGCCGCGACCAGGTGAAGGGCGACCTGGTTTGGCTCGGCGAACAGGGCCTGGTGGCGATCGAGGATATCGGCTCCGTCCTGGTCGTGACCCTGACCGAGCGTGGTGGCGACGTGGCTGCTGGCCGCGCCTCGGTACCGGGCGTCAGCAAGCCGAGGCCCTGA